Proteins encoded by one window of Chondromyces crocatus:
- a CDS encoding serine/threonine-protein kinase — MADGIEPRRSRLAPGQRIADRYRIDAVLGEGASGIVYLASAEPPLSAGDRDTREDVVPPFSPDDESDTDGEALTVRASGDGAATLRTRDSDVARSSGSGSGSGSGSGSGTDGQVVAERVALKIIHRHLCGNRQVHKRFHREATILKRLDGPHLVRLLDFVEHDGLLMIALEHVEGPSLEALLSREGPLDPTRAVELALQICAALASAHASGVIHRDLKPGNVLLKPPADGDPAAPPQVKVVDFGLAKVMQGEQMTTGLTEQDMIFGTPEYMAPEQVRGDEVDLRCDVYALGCILYEMTVGRPPFPRRTAIAAMTAHLGDEVPPPRSARADGAISSVLEAVILRALAKRPEDRYPSAQAFGEALAACHSANRVVATPGLSTVNDMRRSALEHSVTINDMRRSALEHSATVPGEAPSGSTLLSAGSPANFSETLPVDSAPPGGKPAPRPLPVVSVAPTVSKRRLSDTTLWLLIAVVFAALGIAIGTLVGRL; from the coding sequence ATGGCCGACGGCATCGAGCCGCGCCGCAGCCGGCTCGCGCCAGGACAGCGGATCGCGGATCGCTACCGGATCGACGCCGTGCTGGGCGAGGGCGCCTCCGGGATCGTCTACCTCGCGAGCGCGGAGCCCCCGCTCAGCGCCGGGGACCGCGACACGCGCGAGGACGTCGTGCCGCCGTTCTCTCCTGACGACGAGAGCGACACCGACGGCGAGGCGCTCACCGTGCGCGCGAGCGGGGACGGCGCCGCGACGCTGCGCACGCGCGACAGCGACGTCGCGCGCAGCAGCGGCAGCGGCAGCGGCAGCGGCAGTGGCAGCGGCAGTGGCACCGACGGCCAGGTCGTCGCCGAGCGCGTGGCGCTCAAGATCATCCACCGTCACCTCTGCGGCAACCGGCAGGTCCACAAGCGCTTCCACCGCGAAGCCACCATCCTGAAGCGCCTGGACGGCCCGCACCTCGTCCGCCTGCTCGACTTCGTGGAGCACGACGGCCTGCTGATGATCGCGCTGGAGCACGTCGAGGGCCCCTCCCTGGAGGCGCTGCTCTCGCGTGAGGGGCCGCTCGACCCGACGCGCGCAGTGGAGCTCGCACTCCAGATCTGCGCCGCCCTCGCCTCCGCGCACGCCTCTGGCGTCATCCATCGGGATCTCAAGCCGGGCAACGTGCTGCTCAAGCCCCCCGCGGACGGCGATCCCGCCGCTCCGCCGCAGGTGAAGGTGGTGGACTTCGGTCTGGCCAAGGTGATGCAGGGCGAGCAGATGACCACCGGCCTCACCGAGCAGGACATGATCTTCGGCACGCCCGAGTACATGGCGCCCGAGCAGGTCCGCGGCGACGAGGTCGATCTGCGCTGCGACGTCTATGCGCTCGGCTGCATCCTCTACGAGATGACGGTGGGCCGGCCGCCTTTCCCGCGCCGTACGGCCATCGCCGCCATGACGGCGCACCTCGGCGACGAGGTCCCCCCGCCCCGCTCGGCGCGCGCCGACGGCGCCATCTCGTCCGTCCTCGAAGCGGTGATCCTGCGCGCCCTCGCCAAGCGCCCCGAGGACCGTTATCCGAGCGCGCAGGCGTTCGGGGAGGCGCTCGCGGCCTGCCACAGCGCAAACCGTGTGGTGGCGACCCCTGGCCTTTCGACCGTCAACGACATGCGCCGCAGCGCGCTCGAACACTCGGTGACCATCAACGACATGCGGCGCAGCGCGCTCGAACACTCGGCCACCGTGCCGGGCGAGGCTCCCTCCGGCTCGACGCTCCTCTCCGCTGGCTCCCCCGCGAACTTCTCCGAGACGTTGCCCGTCGACTCCGCACCGCCTGGCGGCAAGCCCGCGCCCCGGCCCCTTCCCGTCGTGAGCGTGGCTCCCACCGTTTCGAAGCGTCGCCTCAGCGACACGACGCTGTGGCTGCTGATCGCCGTCGTGTTCGCCGCGCTCGGCATCGCCATCGGGACGCTGGTGGGGAGGCTCTGA
- a CDS encoding LysM peptidoglycan-binding domain-containing protein: protein MSLRRSWIAAFSLLSAALASSDAAVAFPHVVRSGETLAQIAERVYGRVQMEQVLVAANGLDTGSGVPITPGLRLEIPAVGHRRVRGGETWASLAEELLGAADRSDVLALSNDSMPWIEPADGQEILVPYNLRYVVGQTDTLLSVAYRFLGERDKAWMLDKYNHLKQKPLRRGTVILVPITQLPLTAAGREEASSSGALVRSEGAGQVREAQRRADAEIPLLVSDVRNGRYIDAVVRGNKVLGFGELATQQIATVQRQLVEAYVALDAGGLAETACGAWRKADPRAILDPVEISPKILRVCTTPGAMPPPDPEVDASLDAGAPPPDGGR from the coding sequence GTGAGTCTCCGGAGATCCTGGATCGCCGCCTTCTCTTTGCTGAGCGCAGCCCTGGCTTCGAGCGACGCGGCCGTCGCCTTCCCGCACGTGGTGCGCAGCGGCGAGACCCTCGCCCAGATCGCCGAGCGGGTGTACGGGCGGGTCCAGATGGAACAGGTCCTGGTCGCCGCCAACGGCCTGGATACGGGCAGCGGCGTCCCCATCACCCCGGGCCTGCGCCTGGAGATCCCCGCGGTCGGTCACCGCCGCGTCCGTGGCGGCGAGACCTGGGCGTCCCTCGCCGAGGAGCTGCTCGGCGCCGCCGATCGCAGCGACGTCCTCGCCCTCTCGAACGACTCCATGCCCTGGATCGAGCCCGCCGACGGCCAGGAGATCCTGGTGCCGTACAACCTCCGGTACGTCGTCGGCCAGACGGACACGCTCCTCTCGGTCGCGTACAGGTTCCTGGGCGAACGGGACAAGGCGTGGATGCTCGACAAGTACAACCACCTGAAGCAGAAGCCGCTGCGCCGAGGCACGGTGATCCTGGTCCCCATCACCCAGCTGCCGCTCACCGCCGCCGGCCGTGAGGAAGCGAGCAGCTCGGGCGCCCTGGTGCGGTCGGAGGGCGCAGGCCAGGTGCGCGAAGCGCAGCGGAGGGCCGACGCCGAGATCCCGCTGCTGGTCTCCGACGTGCGCAACGGCCGGTACATCGACGCCGTGGTGCGCGGCAACAAGGTGCTCGGCTTCGGTGAACTGGCGACGCAACAGATCGCCACGGTGCAGCGCCAGCTCGTCGAGGCCTACGTCGCGCTCGATGCTGGCGGCCTTGCGGAGACGGCATGCGGCGCGTGGCGCAAGGCCGACCCCAGGGCCATCCTCGACCCCGTGGAGATCAGCCCGAAGATCCTCCGGGTCTGCACGACACCCGGCGCGATGCCGCCGCCGGACCCCGAGGTGGACGCCTCGCTCGACGCGGGAGCGCCACCGCCGGACGGTGGCCGGTGA
- a CDS encoding OmpA/MotB family protein, giving the protein MKSCLRRVSVILPLLGLLATGCVSAERYDKAMEEFQRVQTESRQRGTEIEGQKAQLARAAADLQARDEELKARDEELRAREVRLQEGATVQADLLRRLDEAALLNAEMSERLRKAGKNVQELAGERGTLAAALAETRGKLEELARQQAAADARAAEFRELEARLKRMVDAGQLRVTNRDGRMIIELSNDVLFDSAKTELKPAGKAALVEVARVLSTMGGRRFQVAGHTDNVKMQGARFASNWELSTARAVEVVKLLVESGMKAATLSAAGYGEFSPVTSNDTAENRAKNRRIEIVLVPDLAEMVKAPEPKAK; this is encoded by the coding sequence ATGAAGAGCTGCCTCCGCCGCGTTTCCGTCATCCTCCCCTTGCTGGGTCTCCTGGCCACCGGTTGCGTGAGCGCCGAGCGCTACGACAAGGCGATGGAGGAGTTCCAGCGCGTCCAGACGGAGAGCCGGCAGCGCGGGACGGAGATCGAGGGGCAGAAAGCGCAGCTCGCGCGCGCCGCGGCCGACCTCCAGGCGCGGGACGAGGAGCTGAAAGCGCGGGATGAGGAGCTGCGGGCGCGGGAGGTGCGGCTGCAAGAGGGGGCGACGGTGCAGGCCGATCTCCTCCGCCGGCTGGACGAGGCAGCGCTGCTCAACGCCGAGATGAGCGAGCGGCTGCGCAAGGCGGGCAAGAACGTGCAGGAGCTGGCCGGGGAGCGGGGGACGCTCGCCGCGGCGCTGGCCGAGACGCGCGGGAAGCTCGAGGAGCTGGCCCGGCAGCAGGCGGCAGCGGACGCGCGCGCGGCGGAGTTCCGCGAGCTGGAGGCGCGGCTGAAGCGGATGGTGGACGCCGGGCAGCTCCGGGTCACGAACCGCGACGGCCGGATGATCATCGAGCTGTCCAACGATGTGCTGTTCGACTCGGCGAAGACGGAGCTGAAGCCGGCGGGCAAGGCGGCGCTGGTCGAGGTGGCGCGGGTGCTGAGCACCATGGGCGGGCGTCGCTTCCAGGTGGCAGGCCACACGGACAACGTGAAGATGCAAGGGGCGCGCTTCGCCTCGAACTGGGAGCTGTCCACGGCGCGCGCGGTCGAGGTGGTGAAGCTGCTCGTCGAGAGCGGGATGAAGGCGGCGACGCTGTCGGCCGCGGGCTACGGGGAGTTCTCGCCGGTGACGAGCAACGACACGGCCGAGAACCGGGCGAAGAACCGGCGGATCGAGATCGTGCTGGTGCCCGACCTGGCCGAGATGGTGAAGGCCCCCGAGCCGAAGGCAAAGTAG